In the Desulfovibrio subterraneus genome, GGTAAGGCAGGAAAGGTGCAGGGCGGCGGTGGCGGAGTTAACCGCAGCCGCACAGGAAACGCCTTTGTACGCGGCAAAATCTTTTTCGAACTGATGCACTTTGGGACCGGTGCCGATCCACGCCTTTTTCAGGCTGTCCACCACTTCATCAATTTCGTCCTGCTCGATCAGCGGCTGTCCGAAGACCAGAAAGGAATCGCGCATGTATGTAAACTCCGCTTGCTGTGCGTGTGTAAGCTGTTTTTCCGGCCACGCCTGAGGGGGCGGAAGGCGCATGGAAAAAGGGGATTCGGTTTCAGATTTGCGTTTCTGTGCGCCCTTTGGTCACGAAAGTCAAGACACGCGCGGGCCTGTGATTTTGCAGGTGTCCGGGAGGTCTTGGAGCCATTGTTTCGGACCGACGATACCGTACCCAAAAAAAGGGGGTCTTGCGACCCCCTTTAGCGAGCTATGGAAAGAAAAAGGCTATTCTGCCTCTTCCTCTTCGGCTACGGCGTCTTCACCCAGAGCGAAGCGAACGAATTCGACAACCTTGGCACCGCCCTTGAGCAGGTCCTTAACGGCCATCTTGTCGTCGCGGATGTAGGGCTGGTCGAGCAGAGTAACTTCCTTGAAGAACTTCTGCATGCGGCCGTCCACGATCTTGTCGACAATGTTCTCGGGCTTGCCTTCTTCCAGGGTCTTCTGACGATGGATTTCGCGTTCGCGGGCGATCAGGTCGGCCGGAATGCTGGAAGAGTCCAGAGAAACGGGGTTGGTAGCGGCTACCTGCATGGCAATGTTCTTGGCCAGTTCTGCGTCGGAGCTGCCTTCGATGGCAACCAGAACGCCGATCTTGCCGTTGGAGTGCACGTAGGAACCGATAACGCCGTCGTTAGCCAGTGCAACACGGGCTGCACGGCCGGCGGACATGTTTTCACCCAGGGTGGCGATGCAGTCGGTCACGTCATTGGCTACGCGGTCAGTAAAGCCTTCTGCGCCGTTGGCTGCAACGTCCT is a window encoding:
- the tsf gene encoding translation elongation factor Ts; translation: MSISAAMVKSLRDKTGAGMMDCKKALAENNGDEEKAIDWLRQKGLSKAAKKAGRATTEGLVGCVVEGKVAALAEFKCETDFVARNEAFIALSQKFAQDVAANGAEGFTDRVANDVTDCIATLGENMSAGRAARVALANDGVIGSYVHSNGKIGVLVAIEGSSDAELAKNIAMQVAATNPVSLDSSSIPADLIAREREIHRQKTLEEGKPENIVDKIVDGRMQKFFKEVTLLDQPYIRDDKMAVKDLLKGGAKVVEFVRFALGEDAVAEEEEAE